The following coding sequences are from one Solea solea chromosome 11, fSolSol10.1, whole genome shotgun sequence window:
- the dvl1a gene encoding segment polarity protein dishevelled homolog DVL-1 isoform X1, which yields MAETKIIYHIDEEETPYLVKLCVSPEKVTLADFKNVLNNRPVNSYKFFFKSMDQDFGVVKEEISDDNAKLPCFNGRVVSWLVLAESAHSDGGSQCTESHPELPPPLERTGGIGDSRPPSFHANAVSSRDGLDTETGTESLLSHRRERERERARRRARETELPRINGHSKSERTARDSAMGYDSASVMSSELESSSFVDSEEDEDASRLSSSTEQSSSSHLMRRHKRRRRRHKVAKIDRSSSFSSITDSTMSLNIITVTLNMEKYNFLGISIVGQSNDRGDGGIYIGSIMKGGAVAADGRIEPGDMLLQVNDVNFENMSNDDAVRILREIVSKTGPISLTVAKCWDPSPRSYFTIPRAEPVRPIDPAAWISHTTALTGPYPHYEFDDLPLSISKTDMATIVKVMQLPDSGLEIRDRMWLKITIANAVIGADVVDWLYSRVEGFKDRRDARKYASSLLKHGYLRHTVNKITFSEQCYYTFGDLCQNMASLNLNEGSSGGVSEQDTLAPLPPTSNPWPLGGQPFPYPPFPSAPPSFPPGYSDPCHSFHSGSAGSQHSEGSRSSGSNPSAGKGRRSSPLEKGHRSTCSESEPAIRGGRRGDRSASQMSHHSHAVSSHSHTRSGLSHSQSHRSHTVSQNSHPSFTYSHAPFTQPGPGSCAHSERSHASSYGPPGLPPPYCLARLAPKTSFSSSTPPGAPPGRELAAVPPELTASRQSFQHAMGNPCEFFVDIM from the exons ATGGCGGAGACTAAAATCATATACCATATAGACGAGGAGGAGACTCCTTATCTGGTCAAACTGTGCGTCTCTCCAGAGAAAGTCACCTTAGCggattttaaaaatgtcctcaacaaTCGGCCCGTCAACAGCTACAAATTCTTCTTCAAATCCATGGACCAGGATTTTGG GGTGGTCAAAGAAGAGATTTCCGATGATAATGCCAAGCTGCCCTGCTTCAACGGGAGAGTAGTGTCCTGG ctgGTCCTGGCAGAGAGTGCCCACTCTGATGGAGGATCTCAGTGCACAGAGAGTCATCCAGAactgcctcctcctcttgaGAGAACAGGAGGCATCGGAGACTCGCGGCCCCCGTCCTTCCA cgCCAACGCGGTTAGCAGTCGAGATGGCCTGGACACCGAGACGGGCACGGAGTCGCTCCTGAGCCACCgcagagagcgcgagagagagcgagcgcgGAGGAGAGCCCGAGAAACTGAGC tCCCTCGCATCAACGGTCACTCTAAATCAGAGCGAACCGCAAGGGATTCGGCCATGGGTTACGACAGCGCCTCAGTAATGAGCAGCGAGCTGGAGTCCAGCTCCTTTGTCGACagtgaggaagatgaggatgcAAGCAG GCTCAGCAGCTCCACAGAACAGAGCTCCTCTTCGCACCTGATGCGCAGACACAAGCGGAGGAGACGGCGGCACAAGGTGGCCAAGATAGACCGG TCGTCATCTTTCAGCAGTATCACAGACTCCACGATGAGCCTCAACATCATCACAGTCACACTGAACATGG AGAAGTACAACTTCCTGGGCATCAGTATTGTCGGTCAGAGTAACGACCGGGGTGATGGAGGCATCTACATCGGCTCCATCATGAAGGGAGGAGCTGTGGCTGCTGACGGCAGAATAGAACCCGGAGACATGCTCCTCCAG GTGAATGACGTCAACTTTGAAAACATGAGCAATGACGACGCAGTGAGGATTCTACGAGAGATTGTTTCCAAAACTGG tccTATTAGTCTTACTGTTGCCAAATGTTGGGACCCGTCTCCACGGAGCTACTTCACCATCCCTCGCG CTGAACCAGTGAGACCGATTGACCCTGCGGCCTGGATTTCACACACCACCGCCCTGACGGGACCTTATCCACActacg AGTTTGATGACTTGCCTCTGTCTATAAGTAAAACAGACATGGCAACCATTGTCAAGGTGATGCAGTTGCCCGATTCTGGCCTAGAGATCCGAGACAGGATGTGGTTGAAGATCACGATCGCCAACGCTGTCATCG gTGCTGACGTGGTGGACTGGCTTTACTCCAGAGTAGAAGGATTCAAGGACCGGAGGGATGCGAGGAAGTACGCGAGCAGTCTGCTGAAACACGGCTACCTGAGACACACCGTTAACAAGATCACCTTCTCCGAACAGTGCTACTATACCTTTGGGGACCTCTGCCAAA ACATGGCATCGCTCAATTTAAACGAGGGATCCAGTGGCGGAGTTTCTGAGCAGGACACTTTGGCACCGCTGCCTCCCACCAGCAACCCATGGCCCCTGGGCGGGCAGCCATTCCCCTACCCTCCTTTTCCCTCTGCACCCCCAAGCTTCCCGCCAGGATACTCAGACCCATGCCACAGTTTCCACAGTGGGAGCGCAGGAAGCCAGCACAGCGAGG GAAGCCGAAGCAGTGGATCCAACCCCAGTGCAGGCAAAGGTCGACGCTCTTCCCCACTGGAGAAAGGTCACAGGTCCACATGCAGTGAATCGGAGCCCGCCATCCGTGGAGGGCGGCGCGGCGACCGGTCGGCGAGCCAAATGAGCCACCACAGCCATGCCGTCTCCAGCCACAGTCACACCAGATCAGGTCTCAGTCACAGTCAGTCCCACAGGAGCCACACCGTCTCACAGAACAGCCACCCGTCCTTCACCTACAGCCACGCCCCGTTCACGCAGCCAGGGCCAGGCTCCTGTGCCCACAGCGAGCGGAGCCACGCCTCCTCCTACGGCCCCCCGGGTTTGCCTCCTCCTTACTGTCTGGCTCGCCTGGCCCCCAAGACctcattcagcagcagcacgCCGCCTGGAGCCCCTCCTGGGAGAGAGTTAGCCGCCGTTCCTCCAGAGCTCACCGCTAGTCGTCAGTCCTTCCAGCATGCAATGGGCAATCCCTGTGAGTTCTTTGTTGACATCATGTGA
- the dvl1a gene encoding segment polarity protein dishevelled homolog DVL-1 isoform X2: MAETKIIYHIDEEETPYLVKLCVSPEKVTLADFKNVLNNRPVNSYKFFFKSMDQDFGVVKEEISDDNAKLPCFNGRVVSWLVLAESAHSDGGSQCTESHPELPPPLERTGGIGDSRPPSFHANAVSSRDGLDTETGTESLLSHRRERERERARRRARETELPRINGHSKSERTARDSAMGYDSASVMSSELESSSFVDSEEDEDASRLSSSTEQSSSSHLMRRHKRRRRRHKVAKIDRSSSFSSITDSTMSLNIITVTLNMEKYNFLGISIVGQSNDRGDGGIYIGSIMKGGAVAADGRIEPGDMLLQVNDVNFENMSNDDAVRILREIVSKTGPISLTVAKCWDPSPRSYFTIPRAEPVRPIDPAAWISHTTALTGPYPHYEFDDLPLSISKTDMATIVKVMQLPDSGLEIRDRMWLKITIANAVIGADVVDWLYSRVEGFKDRRDARKYASSLLKHGYLRHTVNKITFSEQCYYTFGDLCQNMASLNLNEGSSGGVSEQDTLAPLPPTSNPWPLGGQPFPYPPFPSAPPSFPPGYSDPCHSFHSGSAGSQHSEGSRSSGSNPSAGKGRRSSPLEKGHRSTCSESEPAIRGGRRGDRSASQMSHHSHAVSSHSHTRSGLSHSQSHRSHTVSQNSHPSFTYSHAPFTQPGPGSCAHSERSHASSYGPPGLPPPYCLARLAPKTSFSSSTPPGAPPGRELAAVPPELTASRQSFQHAMGNPFSECGH; the protein is encoded by the exons ATGGCGGAGACTAAAATCATATACCATATAGACGAGGAGGAGACTCCTTATCTGGTCAAACTGTGCGTCTCTCCAGAGAAAGTCACCTTAGCggattttaaaaatgtcctcaacaaTCGGCCCGTCAACAGCTACAAATTCTTCTTCAAATCCATGGACCAGGATTTTGG GGTGGTCAAAGAAGAGATTTCCGATGATAATGCCAAGCTGCCCTGCTTCAACGGGAGAGTAGTGTCCTGG ctgGTCCTGGCAGAGAGTGCCCACTCTGATGGAGGATCTCAGTGCACAGAGAGTCATCCAGAactgcctcctcctcttgaGAGAACAGGAGGCATCGGAGACTCGCGGCCCCCGTCCTTCCA cgCCAACGCGGTTAGCAGTCGAGATGGCCTGGACACCGAGACGGGCACGGAGTCGCTCCTGAGCCACCgcagagagcgcgagagagagcgagcgcgGAGGAGAGCCCGAGAAACTGAGC tCCCTCGCATCAACGGTCACTCTAAATCAGAGCGAACCGCAAGGGATTCGGCCATGGGTTACGACAGCGCCTCAGTAATGAGCAGCGAGCTGGAGTCCAGCTCCTTTGTCGACagtgaggaagatgaggatgcAAGCAG GCTCAGCAGCTCCACAGAACAGAGCTCCTCTTCGCACCTGATGCGCAGACACAAGCGGAGGAGACGGCGGCACAAGGTGGCCAAGATAGACCGG TCGTCATCTTTCAGCAGTATCACAGACTCCACGATGAGCCTCAACATCATCACAGTCACACTGAACATGG AGAAGTACAACTTCCTGGGCATCAGTATTGTCGGTCAGAGTAACGACCGGGGTGATGGAGGCATCTACATCGGCTCCATCATGAAGGGAGGAGCTGTGGCTGCTGACGGCAGAATAGAACCCGGAGACATGCTCCTCCAG GTGAATGACGTCAACTTTGAAAACATGAGCAATGACGACGCAGTGAGGATTCTACGAGAGATTGTTTCCAAAACTGG tccTATTAGTCTTACTGTTGCCAAATGTTGGGACCCGTCTCCACGGAGCTACTTCACCATCCCTCGCG CTGAACCAGTGAGACCGATTGACCCTGCGGCCTGGATTTCACACACCACCGCCCTGACGGGACCTTATCCACActacg AGTTTGATGACTTGCCTCTGTCTATAAGTAAAACAGACATGGCAACCATTGTCAAGGTGATGCAGTTGCCCGATTCTGGCCTAGAGATCCGAGACAGGATGTGGTTGAAGATCACGATCGCCAACGCTGTCATCG gTGCTGACGTGGTGGACTGGCTTTACTCCAGAGTAGAAGGATTCAAGGACCGGAGGGATGCGAGGAAGTACGCGAGCAGTCTGCTGAAACACGGCTACCTGAGACACACCGTTAACAAGATCACCTTCTCCGAACAGTGCTACTATACCTTTGGGGACCTCTGCCAAA ACATGGCATCGCTCAATTTAAACGAGGGATCCAGTGGCGGAGTTTCTGAGCAGGACACTTTGGCACCGCTGCCTCCCACCAGCAACCCATGGCCCCTGGGCGGGCAGCCATTCCCCTACCCTCCTTTTCCCTCTGCACCCCCAAGCTTCCCGCCAGGATACTCAGACCCATGCCACAGTTTCCACAGTGGGAGCGCAGGAAGCCAGCACAGCGAGG GAAGCCGAAGCAGTGGATCCAACCCCAGTGCAGGCAAAGGTCGACGCTCTTCCCCACTGGAGAAAGGTCACAGGTCCACATGCAGTGAATCGGAGCCCGCCATCCGTGGAGGGCGGCGCGGCGACCGGTCGGCGAGCCAAATGAGCCACCACAGCCATGCCGTCTCCAGCCACAGTCACACCAGATCAGGTCTCAGTCACAGTCAGTCCCACAGGAGCCACACCGTCTCACAGAACAGCCACCCGTCCTTCACCTACAGCCACGCCCCGTTCACGCAGCCAGGGCCAGGCTCCTGTGCCCACAGCGAGCGGAGCCACGCCTCCTCCTACGGCCCCCCGGGTTTGCCTCCTCCTTACTGTCTGGCTCGCCTGGCCCCCAAGACctcattcagcagcagcacgCCGCCTGGAGCCCCTCCTGGGAGAGAGTTAGCCGCCGTTCCTCCAGAGCTCACCGCTAGTCGTCAGTCCTTCCAGCATGCAATGGGCAATCCCT TTTCAGAATGCGGACACTGA
- the dvl1a gene encoding segment polarity protein dishevelled homolog DVL-1 isoform X3, producing MAETKIIYHIDEEETPYLVKLCVSPEKVTLADFKNVLNNRPVNSYKFFFKSMDQDFGVVKEEISDDNAKLPCFNGRVVSWLVLAESAHSDGGSQCTESHPELPPPLERTGGIGDSRPPSFHANAVSSRDGLDTETGTESLLSHRRERERERARRRARETELPRINGHSKSERTARDSAMGYDSASVMSSELESSSFVDSEEDEDASRLSSSTEQSSSSHLMRRHKRRRRRHKVAKIDRSSSFSSITDSTMSLNIITVTLNMEKYNFLGISIVGQSNDRGDGGIYIGSIMKGGAVAADGRIEPGDMLLQVNDVNFENMSNDDAVRILREIVSKTGPISLTVAKCWDPSPRSYFTIPRAEPVRPIDPAAWISHTTALTGPYPHYEFDDLPLSISKTDMATIVKVMQLPDSGLEIRDRMWLKITIANAVIGADVVDWLYSRVEGFKDRRDARKYASSLLKHGYLRHTVNKITFSEQCYYTFGDLCQNMASLNLNEGSSGGVSEQDTLAPLPPTSNPWPLGGQPFPYPPFPSAPPSFPPGYSDPCHSFHSGSAGSQHSED from the exons ATGGCGGAGACTAAAATCATATACCATATAGACGAGGAGGAGACTCCTTATCTGGTCAAACTGTGCGTCTCTCCAGAGAAAGTCACCTTAGCggattttaaaaatgtcctcaacaaTCGGCCCGTCAACAGCTACAAATTCTTCTTCAAATCCATGGACCAGGATTTTGG GGTGGTCAAAGAAGAGATTTCCGATGATAATGCCAAGCTGCCCTGCTTCAACGGGAGAGTAGTGTCCTGG ctgGTCCTGGCAGAGAGTGCCCACTCTGATGGAGGATCTCAGTGCACAGAGAGTCATCCAGAactgcctcctcctcttgaGAGAACAGGAGGCATCGGAGACTCGCGGCCCCCGTCCTTCCA cgCCAACGCGGTTAGCAGTCGAGATGGCCTGGACACCGAGACGGGCACGGAGTCGCTCCTGAGCCACCgcagagagcgcgagagagagcgagcgcgGAGGAGAGCCCGAGAAACTGAGC tCCCTCGCATCAACGGTCACTCTAAATCAGAGCGAACCGCAAGGGATTCGGCCATGGGTTACGACAGCGCCTCAGTAATGAGCAGCGAGCTGGAGTCCAGCTCCTTTGTCGACagtgaggaagatgaggatgcAAGCAG GCTCAGCAGCTCCACAGAACAGAGCTCCTCTTCGCACCTGATGCGCAGACACAAGCGGAGGAGACGGCGGCACAAGGTGGCCAAGATAGACCGG TCGTCATCTTTCAGCAGTATCACAGACTCCACGATGAGCCTCAACATCATCACAGTCACACTGAACATGG AGAAGTACAACTTCCTGGGCATCAGTATTGTCGGTCAGAGTAACGACCGGGGTGATGGAGGCATCTACATCGGCTCCATCATGAAGGGAGGAGCTGTGGCTGCTGACGGCAGAATAGAACCCGGAGACATGCTCCTCCAG GTGAATGACGTCAACTTTGAAAACATGAGCAATGACGACGCAGTGAGGATTCTACGAGAGATTGTTTCCAAAACTGG tccTATTAGTCTTACTGTTGCCAAATGTTGGGACCCGTCTCCACGGAGCTACTTCACCATCCCTCGCG CTGAACCAGTGAGACCGATTGACCCTGCGGCCTGGATTTCACACACCACCGCCCTGACGGGACCTTATCCACActacg AGTTTGATGACTTGCCTCTGTCTATAAGTAAAACAGACATGGCAACCATTGTCAAGGTGATGCAGTTGCCCGATTCTGGCCTAGAGATCCGAGACAGGATGTGGTTGAAGATCACGATCGCCAACGCTGTCATCG gTGCTGACGTGGTGGACTGGCTTTACTCCAGAGTAGAAGGATTCAAGGACCGGAGGGATGCGAGGAAGTACGCGAGCAGTCTGCTGAAACACGGCTACCTGAGACACACCGTTAACAAGATCACCTTCTCCGAACAGTGCTACTATACCTTTGGGGACCTCTGCCAAA ACATGGCATCGCTCAATTTAAACGAGGGATCCAGTGGCGGAGTTTCTGAGCAGGACACTTTGGCACCGCTGCCTCCCACCAGCAACCCATGGCCCCTGGGCGGGCAGCCATTCCCCTACCCTCCTTTTCCCTCTGCACCCCCAAGCTTCCCGCCAGGATACTCAGACCCATGCCACAGTTTCCACAGTGGGAGCGCAGGAAGCCAGCACAGCGAGG ACTGA